Within the Populus trichocarpa isolate Nisqually-1 chromosome 14, P.trichocarpa_v4.1, whole genome shotgun sequence genome, the region AGCTACGTATCAGCAAACTCAACGACAACGCCCCTCTCTCAAGATTCCTCGTCCTCTTCTTCCTCAACTCCTTCACCAAGACAAACCAAAGTGATACTTCCCAAAAAGAAGCCATTAAAATGGTCGACAGGGATTGCTCCTGGGGAGTATGGTGGTCCACCTACTACCACAAAGCTCCGCAAGTACTGGGGAGGCGAAGGTGAAGACCCTTTAACATCTGATGATTTTATTTGGAACAAAGACTTCATGCCTCGCATGAAAAGACTTCTTCATAATGATCCTGTCGACCCTTTTCTTCAGACCTCTCCTGCTAAGGTCTCCTTTTTAACTTTTCCTCTCATGTTATTTTtgtagaattattttatatgtttttagacttgttaattagtttaatttccAATTGggaatttaatttgttgaaacaGGAAGAGTCCTCTGGATTTCTGAGTTTAAATAGAGTCATGACTCTGGATAGGTAAGTTTTCCATTACTCGTAAAGCTAATGATTTCAATTTTGGAGATGCTAAACTTTGAATTGTGTGCATATCTTCAGTGTGGAAGTCGATTTGAGTAAAGAGCTCGCACAACGTCCAAAGCCCGTGATAGAACAGCCAGTCGAGGCTACAACTAAAGTAAGATGATGATTGGTTCTGTTCTTGGGGAAGTTCTGAATTTACCTCCTTTCTCACTTCTTGTTCTGGAATGTAATGATTCCCAGGTCCGCAGTGGTTCGTCACCAAAATGGAGGATGGCACCGACACGCCGTGAGCAGGACAAGTGGGATAAAGCGACAAAGGCTTCAACCAGCGGCAGTGTATGTTATGTACATAACCTCAGTTAACTTATTTTGGTGCTTTTGTTGCTTTAGGGTCCTCTGTCGGTTTCTGCTATTACTTTCTCGGTAACTGTTTTTCCTTGTGATCAATTTGACTTCTTTAAAAAAGGAATTAGAATATAAATTCTTCCTTAATGTATATGTTACCGGGAAAACACTCTTTTAAGAAAAGAGTTTCTTAGAATCAAATCCCTGGAGAGGTGCGCAACAAGACCTTGCACACTGAGCTTGTGGTAAGCTAGCCTTAGACCACTAAAGATCAA harbors:
- the LOC7458005 gene encoding protein CONSERVED ONLY IN THE GREEN LINEAGE 160, chloroplastic, which produces MAMAMTIVSYVSANSTTTPLSQDSSSSSSSTPSPRQTKVILPKKKPLKWSTGIAPGEYGGPPTTTKLRKYWGGEGEDPLTSDDFIWNKDFMPRMKRLLHNDPVDPFLQTSPAKEESSGFLSLNRVMTLDSVEVDLSKELAQRPKPVIEQPVEATTKVRSGSSPKWRMAPTRREQDKWDKATKASTSGSDVMFRELRRPQGDPEVLAAQSREQYFKLKNNLQILTLGIGSVGLVSTYVSYSPEIAASFGAGFIGSLVYIRMLGNSVDSLADGAKGIVKGAAAQPRLLVPVLLVMIYNRWNGILVPDYGFMHLELIPMLVGFFSYKIATFVQAIDEALAPLVRKT